Proteins encoded by one window of Salicibibacter halophilus:
- the gatA gene encoding Asp-tRNA(Asn)/Glu-tRNA(Gln) amidotransferase subunit GatA, with protein sequence MSFMDETITSMHKKIKNKEVKVSELTESAYERIRDIDDSVQAFLTLDEEGAMAQARALDDQVDQSGKQPLFGIPAGIKDNIMTEGMKTTCASQLLDNFNPVYDATVMKRLREQNTVTVGKLNMDEFAMGSSNENSGYYVTRNPWNTDYVPGGSSGGSAAAVAAGEVPFALGSDTGGSIREPAAYCGVVGLKPTYGRVSRYGLVAFASSLDQIGPITRTVEDNAYVLQEIAGHDERDSTSVDVSVPDYLSALEGNINGLRIAVPKEYLGEGVDAGVKDRIQEAIRTLEGMGATCEEVSLPNSRYAVAAYYLLASSEASANLARFDGIRYGVRKDGDDLLDVYKKTRSEGFGNEVKRRIMLGTFALSSGYYDAYYKKAQKVRTLIREDYNQVLHSFDVILGPTAPTTAFKIGEQNEDPLTMYLNDILTIPVNLSGNPALSIPCGFSNGLPVGLQLIGKPFEERILYRVGHAYEQETGHYKQKPGL encoded by the coding sequence GTGTCTTTTATGGATGAAACCATAACATCGATGCACAAGAAAATAAAAAATAAAGAAGTAAAAGTCTCAGAGCTGACAGAAAGTGCCTACGAAAGAATCCGGGACATTGATGATTCAGTGCAGGCATTTCTCACCTTGGATGAAGAAGGCGCGATGGCCCAGGCTCGAGCACTTGATGACCAAGTGGACCAAAGCGGGAAACAGCCGCTATTCGGGATCCCTGCAGGCATTAAAGACAATATTATGACCGAAGGGATGAAAACGACGTGCGCGAGCCAATTGCTTGACAATTTTAACCCGGTCTATGATGCAACGGTTATGAAACGCTTGCGCGAGCAAAACACCGTGACTGTCGGAAAATTAAACATGGACGAGTTTGCAATGGGCTCCTCCAACGAAAACTCCGGATATTATGTAACGAGAAATCCGTGGAATACAGACTATGTCCCCGGAGGCTCAAGCGGGGGGTCTGCAGCCGCAGTCGCCGCAGGAGAAGTGCCGTTTGCATTAGGCTCTGACACTGGAGGGTCCATTCGTGAGCCTGCGGCTTATTGCGGGGTGGTCGGCTTAAAGCCTACATATGGACGAGTTTCGCGTTACGGGCTTGTAGCGTTCGCTTCTTCATTGGATCAAATCGGTCCGATTACCCGTACAGTCGAAGATAATGCCTATGTCCTTCAGGAAATTGCCGGTCATGACGAGCGCGACTCTACATCTGTGGATGTGTCCGTGCCCGATTACCTGTCAGCACTTGAAGGCAACATTAATGGCTTGAGAATCGCCGTTCCGAAAGAGTATCTTGGAGAAGGGGTCGACGCCGGTGTTAAAGACCGGATTCAAGAAGCAATCCGCACATTGGAAGGAATGGGAGCGACATGTGAGGAAGTTTCGCTGCCTAATTCAAGGTACGCAGTGGCTGCTTATTACCTGCTCGCTTCTTCGGAAGCATCCGCCAACCTCGCGCGTTTTGACGGTATCCGTTACGGCGTTCGAAAAGACGGCGATGATTTATTGGATGTCTATAAAAAGACAAGGAGCGAAGGTTTCGGCAATGAAGTGAAACGCCGTATTATGCTGGGGACGTTTGCGCTTAGCTCGGGGTATTATGACGCGTACTACAAAAAAGCGCAAAAGGTGCGAACGTTGATTCGGGAGGATTACAACCAAGTGTTGCATAGCTTTGATGTGATTCTCGGGCCGACGGCCCCGACGACAGCCTTTAAAATCGGTGAGCAAAACGAAGACCCGCTTACGATGTATCTTAATGATATCTTAACCATCCCGGTGAATTTGTCGGGAAACCCGGCCCTGTCGATTCCTTGCGGCTTTTCAAATGGGCTTCCGGTTGGGTTGCAGTTGATCGGCAAGCCATTTGAAGAGCGCATTCTTTATCGTGTCGGTCACGCTTACGAACAAGAAACAGGACATTACAAACAAAAACCGGGATTATAA
- the gatB gene encoding Asp-tRNA(Asn)/Glu-tRNA(Gln) amidotransferase subunit GatB produces the protein MTFDTIIGLEVHAELKTNTKIFCGCSTSFGAPPNTQTCPVCLGHPGVLPVLNQRAVDFGIKASLATGCAIAEHTKFDRKNYFYPDNPKAYQISQFDQPLGENGSIEIEVDGKKKSIGITRIHMEEDAGKLTHDDEEDASLVDFNRAGTPLIEIVSEPDIRTPEEAYAYLEKLKAILQYTEVSDCKMEEGSLRCDANISLRPSGQEEFGTKTELKNLNSFANVQKGLAFEEKRQAEELRAGNELLQETRRWNDERKETVLMRVKEGSDDYRYFPEPDLVNLYIDAEWQGRIAKEIPELPDERQERYIAEWEIPAYDAGVLTQVKASADFFEETVAAGADAKQAANWMMGEVNAHLNANHLELEDVAMTPAGLAELIHLIEKGTISSKIAKKVFKTLIEEGGSPEQIVKDQGLVQISDESELKSIVEGILEENPKSIDDFKNGKDKAFGFLVGQTMKATKGKANPQVVNKLIQEGIDAR, from the coding sequence ATGACATTCGATACGATTATCGGCTTGGAAGTACACGCCGAGTTAAAAACGAATACGAAAATTTTTTGCGGATGTTCCACGTCGTTTGGAGCGCCGCCGAATACACAAACATGCCCGGTTTGCCTCGGGCACCCGGGTGTTTTGCCGGTCCTTAACCAACGTGCCGTTGATTTTGGCATCAAAGCGTCACTGGCAACCGGTTGTGCGATCGCGGAACATACAAAATTTGACCGCAAAAACTATTTCTACCCGGACAACCCGAAAGCTTATCAAATCTCTCAATTCGACCAACCCCTCGGGGAGAATGGTTCGATTGAGATTGAAGTCGATGGAAAGAAAAAATCGATTGGCATTACCCGGATTCACATGGAGGAAGACGCGGGAAAATTAACCCATGATGATGAAGAGGATGCGTCGCTCGTCGATTTTAACCGCGCGGGAACGCCGCTTATCGAGATCGTTTCCGAACCGGATATTCGCACGCCGGAAGAAGCGTATGCCTATTTGGAAAAATTAAAGGCGATTCTCCAATATACGGAAGTCTCCGATTGTAAAATGGAAGAAGGGTCGCTCAGGTGTGATGCGAATATATCCTTGCGACCGAGCGGACAAGAAGAATTTGGAACCAAGACAGAACTGAAAAATCTAAACTCATTTGCCAACGTGCAAAAAGGGCTTGCTTTTGAAGAGAAACGTCAGGCAGAAGAACTTCGTGCAGGTAATGAACTTTTGCAGGAAACCCGGCGTTGGAACGATGAGCGCAAAGAAACCGTTTTGATGCGTGTGAAAGAAGGATCCGATGACTATCGTTATTTCCCGGAACCGGATCTCGTTAACCTTTATATCGATGCAGAATGGCAGGGAAGGATTGCAAAAGAAATCCCTGAACTTCCCGATGAAAGACAGGAACGGTATATAGCGGAATGGGAAATTCCTGCCTATGATGCCGGCGTGCTGACACAAGTGAAGGCAAGCGCGGACTTTTTTGAAGAGACGGTGGCCGCTGGCGCGGATGCTAAACAGGCCGCAAACTGGATGATGGGCGAAGTGAATGCCCATTTGAATGCCAATCATTTGGAGCTTGAAGATGTGGCTATGACACCTGCAGGCCTTGCCGAGTTGATCCATTTGATCGAAAAAGGGACCATTTCCAGCAAGATTGCCAAAAAGGTGTTCAAGACGCTGATTGAAGAAGGCGGCAGTCCCGAGCAAATCGTTAAAGATCAAGGGCTCGTGCAAATTTCCGATGAAAGTGAATTAAAATCCATTGTCGAAGGTATTTTGGAAGAAAACCCGAAATCCATTGACGACTTTAAAAATGGCAAAGACAAAGCGTTCGGCTTCCTCGTCGGCCAGACGATGAAAGCAACAAAAGGAAAAGCGAATCCGCAAGTCGTGAATAAATTGATTCAGGAAGGCATCGACGCGCGGTAA
- the gatC gene encoding Asp-tRNA(Asn)/Glu-tRNA(Gln) amidotransferase subunit GatC, whose product MAEITKEQVKHVADLARLTFSDDELETFAKQMDDVIQYAERLNELDTEDVVPTTHVMDVRNVLREDEARPSMNREDVLKNAPASKDGQFEVPSVLD is encoded by the coding sequence GTGGCTGAGATCACAAAAGAACAAGTGAAGCATGTGGCGGACCTTGCACGCTTAACGTTTAGCGATGATGAGCTTGAAACATTTGCCAAACAAATGGACGATGTAATTCAATATGCAGAACGCCTTAATGAACTGGACACCGAAGATGTCGTGCCTACGACACACGTCATGGATGTGCGAAATGTCCTGCGTGAAGATGAAGCGCGCCCGTCCATGAACCGAGAAGATGTGCTAAAAAATGCGCCAGCGTCAAAAGACGGCCAATTTGAAGTGCCGTCTGTCCTGGACTAA
- a CDS encoding copper resistance D family protein, translating to MIIIANAAVFIAFSIFIGIHILEIIPKEKRPMLRIPSFTLPATSVVMIVFSFLPVGVITEQAAVVSSDPFPTALIDVLFDYTIGQGFIAFLLFLAITLAGRFVLKEKRRWLLLIPSIGMVFGWAWSSHAAAFSNQGFLFDALHISAAAAWTGVLLVIGFLSIGEDRWLSFFDWFTPFAITMVSLLFVSGLGMLFLLTPEYTNSWMLSYGQWQLLKHLLFLPLVFYGFAHGFLMKKRLENQEQHTPRFSLQMESAVLVVVFIVTAIMADQEPPHEVAETLEYTETSGIAAQMIDIDLATGETVTWSASVPAVLLGIAALFTLFLCVYSIGTGRPFWLAPVFIALFVAAGYFAIMIGADVEAAAEVIRQRLSCTYAGLTY from the coding sequence ATGATCATAATTGCAAATGCTGCTGTGTTTATCGCGTTTTCCATTTTCATTGGCATTCACATCCTGGAAATCATTCCAAAAGAAAAACGGCCGATGCTGCGCATACCGTCCTTCACGTTGCCGGCAACCTCTGTCGTGATGATCGTTTTTAGCTTTCTGCCAGTCGGCGTGATTACGGAACAGGCCGCTGTCGTTTCGTCGGATCCTTTCCCAACCGCCCTTATCGATGTATTGTTTGACTACACGATCGGCCAAGGCTTCATCGCTTTTCTTTTATTCCTTGCCATTACATTGGCGGGGCGCTTTGTATTGAAAGAAAAACGCCGCTGGCTACTGTTGATCCCCTCTATTGGCATGGTTTTTGGTTGGGCCTGGAGCTCCCATGCGGCAGCATTCTCCAACCAGGGATTTCTTTTTGATGCCCTTCATATAAGTGCGGCCGCGGCTTGGACAGGTGTTTTACTCGTTATCGGCTTTCTTTCCATCGGAGAAGACCGTTGGCTTTCCTTTTTTGATTGGTTTACCCCGTTTGCGATCACGATGGTGTCACTTTTATTCGTGAGCGGATTAGGCATGCTTTTTCTGCTCACACCGGAATATACGAACAGTTGGATGCTTTCTTACGGTCAATGGCAATTGCTCAAGCACCTGCTGTTTCTTCCGCTCGTTTTTTATGGCTTTGCCCACGGCTTCCTGATGAAAAAAAGACTCGAGAACCAAGAACAGCATACTCCGCGATTTTCCTTGCAAATGGAAAGTGCCGTGCTCGTTGTTGTTTTCATCGTTACGGCAATTATGGCCGATCAGGAACCGCCCCATGAGGTAGCAGAGACATTAGAGTATACAGAGACCTCAGGCATCGCAGCGCAAATGATCGATATTGATTTGGCAACCGGAGAAACCGTTACCTGGAGCGCGAGTGTTCCGGCAGTATTATTGGGCATTGCCGCGCTCTTCACCCTTTTTCTTTGCGTATACAGCATCGGAACCGGGCGCCCTTTTTGGCTTGCTCCGGTTTTTATTGCTTTATTTGTGGCCGCGGGCTACTTTGCAATAATGATCGGCGCGGATGTTGAAGCGGCTGCCGAAGTCATTAGACAACGCCTTAGTTGCACTTATGCAGGTCTTACCTACTAA